One genomic segment of Pandoraea sputorum includes these proteins:
- a CDS encoding glycerate kinase has translation MSSNAQAPIIVIAPDSFKGSLSAPEVAQAIAAGIARVLPQADLRLRPMADGGEGTLDALLSAGGRRVPLSVRGAGKASVTAEYGVMPDGTGVLESANVVSITDPVGMQTPVAERSTVGLGELLRALLDTGARRVLIGLGGSSTNDGGAGLLVGLGARLLDEAGEEVQPVPAALHRVASIDLNGLDARLKDCELVAMSDVNNPLNGQQGATAIFGPQKGVSEAQVEPLDRAIGHFAGHAHRAFNASEAASRAGAGAAGGLGFALHLLGAQFRSGAEVVAERVGLPQAVQGADWLITGEGRSDGQTLSGKTPMIAAQVAIKAGATASLLSGAIDRTALESLSRVFSGCFSLTFGPTTLEKAIADAAGLLTDSAEQMARLRYTHKG, from the coding sequence ATGTCCAGCAATGCGCAAGCCCCGATCATCGTCATCGCCCCCGATTCTTTCAAAGGTTCGCTGAGCGCGCCTGAAGTGGCGCAAGCCATCGCCGCAGGCATCGCCCGCGTGTTGCCGCAGGCCGATCTACGCTTGCGCCCGATGGCCGACGGTGGCGAGGGTACGCTCGACGCCCTGCTCTCGGCGGGCGGGCGACGCGTGCCGCTGTCCGTGCGTGGCGCGGGCAAGGCGTCGGTGACGGCCGAGTACGGCGTCATGCCCGACGGGACGGGCGTGCTCGAAAGCGCTAACGTCGTCAGCATTACCGACCCGGTCGGCATGCAAACGCCGGTGGCCGAGCGCTCGACGGTCGGATTGGGGGAACTGCTGCGTGCCCTGCTCGACACCGGCGCGCGCCGCGTCCTGATCGGTCTGGGCGGCAGCAGTACGAACGATGGCGGCGCGGGTCTGCTCGTCGGCCTCGGCGCGCGTTTGCTCGACGAAGCCGGTGAAGAAGTGCAACCGGTCCCGGCAGCGCTGCATCGCGTGGCGTCGATCGACCTGAACGGGCTCGATGCACGTCTGAAGGATTGCGAACTGGTGGCCATGTCGGACGTCAACAATCCGCTGAACGGCCAGCAAGGTGCGACGGCCATTTTCGGCCCGCAGAAAGGCGTGAGCGAAGCGCAGGTCGAACCGCTCGATCGTGCCATCGGCCACTTTGCGGGGCACGCACACCGCGCGTTCAACGCCAGCGAAGCCGCCAGCCGTGCGGGCGCCGGGGCGGCGGGCGGTCTTGGCTTCGCACTGCATCTGCTGGGCGCGCAGTTCCGCTCGGGTGCCGAAGTGGTGGCCGAGCGCGTGGGGCTGCCGCAAGCGGTGCAAGGCGCCGACTGGCTGATCACCGGCGAAGGTCGCAGCGACGGTCAGACGCTCTCGGGCAAGACGCCGATGATCGCCGCACAGGTCGCCATCAAGGCAGGCGCGACGGCGTCGCTCCTCTCAGGGGCTATCGACCGCACGGCACTGGAGAGTTTGTCGCGCGTCTTTTCGGGCTGCTTCTCGCTGACGTTTGGTCCGACCACGCTGGAGAAAGCCATTGCCGACGCCGCCGGTCTGCTGACCGATAGCGCCGAACAGATGGCGCGGCTGCGTTATACGCACAAGGGCTGA